In Candidatus Leptovillus gracilis, one DNA window encodes the following:
- a CDS encoding response regulator transcription factor — MSIALTSAIEKVGAGGVYFSESIQRLLARPSTDPPIDLSAQQIELLTHYFRYPNDTSDDHAAVFGIKPATVRAHMSKSYAALGVGNTAAAMIRCLELGIILS; from the coding sequence ATGTCCATTGCCCTGACATCGGCCATTGAAAAAGTGGGCGCCGGAGGTGTCTATTTTTCAGAATCCATTCAACGGCTTCTGGCGCGTCCAAGTACTGACCCTCCAATAGACCTCTCGGCGCAGCAGATCGAGCTATTAACCCATTACTTCCGCTATCCGAATGACACCTCTGATGATCACGCAGCAGTTTTTGGGATTAAACCAGCGACGGTACGGGCGCACATGTCCAAGTCATATGCGGCTTTAGGTGTGGGCAACACGGCCGCGGCCATGATTCGTTGTCTGGAGTTAGGTATTATTCTCAGTTAA
- a CDS encoding transposase translates to MARKFRTADYEKTLDLQITLRDVLPPDHLARFIVAVVAQLDLGIMYRKYSEQGAPPYAPEVMLGLLFYSYASGVFSSRKIERATHEVIPFRFITGDMHPDHDTIAAFRQQFLAELKELFVQILLIAQAMGYLQLGNVSLDGSKIHADASKSKAVSYQRLLAIEAYLQAEVEELFTLAEVADGGQLPEEMNIPDEIARRQQQLARLAEAKKVLEERAQARYEAEQAEYEAKMQARAEKTDPQGKKPPGKPPQPPTPGPRDKDQYNFTDPESRIMKNATNSGFDQHYNVQVVVDHDSRLVVGNWLCDHTNDKQAALPTPDTVPPVVGQPKKVNLDTGYFSENNIASLEARGIDPYIATGRSPHHQGWRAFFLDNPNPPPNDASVKEQMAYKLQTTLGKATYRLRKSTVEPVIGIIKETLGFRQFPLRGLVAAGGEWTLVCLAYNLKRLHTLQLA, encoded by the coding sequence ATGGCAAGAAAATTCAGAACTGCTGATTACGAAAAGACCCTGGACCTGCAAATCACCTTGCGCGATGTCCTGCCACCCGACCATTTGGCTCGCTTCATTGTCGCTGTCGTCGCCCAACTTGATTTGGGGATCATGTATAGAAAGTATAGTGAGCAGGGTGCGCCACCATACGCCCCGGAAGTGATGTTGGGATTGCTGTTCTACAGCTATGCCAGCGGCGTATTCAGTTCGCGCAAGATTGAACGCGCCACCCATGAGGTGATTCCCTTTCGTTTCATTACCGGTGACATGCACCCCGACCATGACACGATTGCGGCTTTCCGCCAACAATTTCTGGCTGAACTGAAAGAGTTGTTTGTCCAGATACTGTTGATTGCCCAGGCGATGGGCTATTTGCAATTGGGTAACGTCAGTCTGGATGGCAGCAAAATCCATGCCGATGCGTCCAAGAGCAAAGCGGTCAGTTACCAGCGGCTGTTGGCTATCGAAGCCTATCTGCAAGCCGAAGTCGAGGAGTTGTTCACTTTGGCTGAAGTTGCCGATGGAGGACAACTGCCCGAAGAGATGAACATTCCCGATGAGATTGCCCGACGCCAGCAGCAATTGGCGCGGCTGGCCGAAGCCAAGAAGGTGCTGGAGGAACGCGCCCAGGCCCGGTATGAAGCCGAGCAAGCCGAATACGAGGCCAAGATGCAAGCCCGGGCCGAAAAGACCGACCCACAGGGAAAAAAGCCGCCGGGCAAACCACCGCAGCCACCCACTCCAGGACCCAGAGATAAAGACCAGTACAACTTCACCGACCCCGAATCGCGCATCATGAAAAACGCCACCAACAGCGGCTTTGACCAACATTATAACGTCCAGGTAGTGGTTGACCATGACAGTCGTCTGGTAGTGGGCAATTGGTTGTGTGACCATACCAACGATAAACAGGCCGCCCTGCCAACTCCCGACACCGTACCACCAGTCGTGGGTCAGCCGAAAAAGGTCAATTTGGACACCGGCTATTTCAGCGAAAACAACATCGCCAGCTTGGAAGCGCGCGGCATTGACCCCTACATCGCCACCGGTCGCAGCCCACACCATCAGGGTTGGCGTGCCTTTTTCCTGGACAATCCCAACCCGCCACCCAATGATGCTTCCGTCAAAGAGCAAATGGCTTACAAACTGCAGACCACCCTCGGCAAAGCCACCTACCGTTTGCGCAAATCGACGGTTGAACCGGTTATCGGTATCATCAAGGAAACCTTGGGTTTCCGTCAGTTTCCTCTGCGAGGCCTGGTTGCTGCCGGTGGCGAATGGACATTGGTTTGTCTGGCTTACAATTTGAAACGATTGCATACCTTGCAGCTTGCTTGA
- a CDS encoding response regulator — MKKVSVVAVDDHRLILEAIRGLIEQRDDMELVGEGTRGNDILALMALHSPDVLVLDLSMPQTNDAESPNFRALPTD, encoded by the coding sequence ATGAAAAAAGTGAGCGTTGTTGCCGTTGACGATCACCGGTTAATTCTCGAGGCAATTCGCGGCCTTATCGAGCAACGTGATGACATGGAATTGGTAGGGGAGGGGACCAGAGGCAATGACATTCTGGCATTAATGGCCCTTCATAGTCCAGATGTCCTCGTGTTAGACTTGAGTATGCCGCAAACCAATGATGCGGAATCGCCCAATTTTCGTGCCCTGCCTACGGATTGA
- a CDS encoding transposase family protein codes for MRERKKGKNQEQAAAKANLRSRKTVSKYEQSGLLPRQLEKARTYKTRPDAFAAEWPMLEKMLAAAPELEAKTLFDWLCEQQPGKYQEGQLRTLQRRVTTWRALNQEQTASLDQIREPGEMMRLDGTWMTELEVTLEGQPFKHMLIHSVLPYSNWEWGRVAQSESLSAVRLGLQSALLKLGYVPQIVQTDNSSAATRRLRSDEEGRERPYTDEYLALLAHYGLTPQTIHLGASDENGDVESSNGKLKQSVAQQLLLRGSRDFASLAVYETFLFEILDKRNKRREMRLREELAVMRALSATPLANHSKLRLRVSQGQPHSSAGEDLFCAHVAHRQNGDGGYP; via the coding sequence ATGCGTGAACGAAAAAAGGGTAAGAATCAGGAACAGGCGGCGGCCAAAGCCAATCTGCGCAGCCGCAAAACAGTCAGCAAATACGAGCAGTCGGGTTTGCTGCCCCGTCAACTAGAGAAGGCGCGGACGTACAAGACCCGACCGGATGCTTTTGCTGCTGAGTGGCCGATGTTAGAGAAAATGCTGGCCGCGGCCCCGGAGTTGGAAGCTAAGACATTGTTCGACTGGCTGTGCGAACAGCAGCCGGGCAAATACCAGGAGGGTCAACTGCGTACCCTGCAACGACGTGTCACGACCTGGCGGGCGCTGAACCAAGAGCAAACGGCCAGTCTGGACCAGATACGGGAGCCAGGCGAGATGATGCGGTTGGACGGCACCTGGATGACTGAACTAGAGGTGACGCTGGAGGGACAACCGTTCAAACACATGCTCATCCACAGCGTCCTGCCTTATTCCAACTGGGAATGGGGGCGTGTGGCGCAGTCGGAATCGTTGAGCGCGGTGCGCCTGGGCTTACAAAGCGCATTGCTGAAATTGGGCTATGTGCCGCAAATTGTCCAGACAGACAACAGTTCGGCGGCAACCCGCCGCTTGCGCAGTGATGAAGAGGGACGCGAACGGCCGTACACCGATGAGTATCTGGCGCTGCTGGCCCACTATGGCCTGACGCCGCAGACGATTCATCTGGGTGCGTCTGACGAGAATGGGGATGTGGAATCGAGCAACGGCAAGCTAAAACAGTCGGTGGCGCAGCAGTTGTTGCTGCGTGGCAGCCGCGATTTCGCCAGCCTGGCGGTGTATGAGACCTTTTTGTTTGAGATCCTGGACAAGCGCAACAAACGGCGCGAGATGCGATTGCGCGAAGAATTGGCGGTGATGCGGGCGTTGTCGGCCACGCCGCTGGCCAACCACAGCAAACTGCGGCTGCGCGTCAGTCAGGGGCAGCCTCATTCGAGTGCTGGAGAAGACTTATTCTGTGCCCACGTCGCTCATCGGCAAAATGGTGACGGTGGTTATCCATAG
- a CDS encoding ORF6C domain-containing protein: MSNELTVIDQREVELYGDMVTAIRADDGEIYVSLRQMCDVLGLSRQAQVRRIKRHEILAEGYKGGAVLAPPSAEGRGGGAQQAGVLRVDLVPLWLSGVSVKAVKLELQAKLAQLQRNAARLLWQAFQSGELTVDTELESLLAQDSEAAQAYRMAVAVVKLAKNQVLLEAKLQSHGAQIEDLESRLSTIEADMHDTARTISESQATQISQGIRAIALHMSEKSNQNEYGRTWGEFYRKFGVSKYRHLPVARFEEALKWLNDWYSSLTNKDLPF, translated from the coding sequence ATGAGCAACGAGTTAACAGTAATTGATCAAAGAGAAGTGGAATTATACGGTGATATGGTCACCGCTATTCGTGCTGACGATGGTGAAATTTATGTTTCGCTTCGACAGATGTGCGATGTATTAGGGCTTTCGCGTCAAGCGCAAGTACGGCGCATCAAACGCCATGAAATTCTTGCCGAAGGTTATAAAGGGGGTGCCGTTTTGGCACCCCCTTCAGCCGAAGGTCGTGGCGGCGGCGCGCAGCAAGCTGGTGTGCTGCGGGTTGATCTGGTTCCGCTCTGGTTATCTGGTGTTAGCGTGAAAGCCGTAAAGTTGGAACTGCAAGCAAAACTCGCCCAATTGCAAAGAAATGCTGCCAGGTTACTCTGGCAGGCGTTCCAATCGGGCGAATTGACAGTAGACACTGAATTGGAATCACTGCTTGCTCAGGACAGTGAGGCTGCCCAGGCATATCGGATGGCAGTGGCTGTCGTGAAGCTCGCTAAAAATCAGGTCTTGCTGGAAGCCAAACTGCAGAGCCACGGTGCGCAGATTGAAGATCTTGAATCCCGCCTTTCGACCATTGAGGCCGACATGCACGATACGGCCCGCACCATCAGCGAAAGTCAGGCAACACAAATCAGTCAGGGCATACGGGCCATTGCACTTCATATGTCAGAAAAATCGAACCAGAACGAATACGGCCGTACTTGGGGCGAATTCTATCGCAAGTTCGGCGTGAGCAAATATCGTCACCTCCCGGTTGCCAGGTTTGAGGAAGCGCTAAAATGGTTAAACGATTGGTATAGCAGCCTAACCAACAAAGACCTGCCTTTCTGA
- a CDS encoding ParA family protein yields MLVIAITNNKGGVGKTTSTIQYAHLIAMAKPKSRVLIIDLDPQSHAARSLGVHHLIPDQGGFGVENVLLGQPFHENLLTPRDLVSEFLSSSFVTEYALDEETIRTLVNGRHNLYLLPSSPRLELITEELSRKATSRLARSEGFDLDTVLADTLSEHLATYTDELTQLTPGFDYVVIDCPPKLDVLKSTVYNFADIAVVPIKMDALSFDGAQRHTSQLATMRTQDPELIRTRLHTVLPTMMPPRKQIHVTDVYEAMVQFYGASTVAQPIMELVEVKEAPANGLTLYEYAKVIRKQSRALASYARAVRSIL; encoded by the coding sequence ATGCTTGTAATTGCCATTACCAATAACAAAGGGGGGGTTGGAAAAACCACCAGCACGATACAATACGCTCACCTTATTGCCATGGCAAAACCGAAATCGCGGGTGCTAATCATTGATTTAGATCCACAATCACACGCGGCCCGCTCGCTAGGGGTGCATCACCTTATTCCGGATCAGGGTGGTTTTGGCGTTGAAAATGTATTGCTGGGTCAGCCATTTCATGAGAACCTACTGACTCCCCGCGATCTGGTCAGCGAATTCCTCTCTAGCTCTTTTGTAACCGAATACGCTCTGGACGAAGAAACGATACGAACTCTGGTAAACGGCAGGCACAATCTGTATTTGCTTCCCTCTTCGCCACGACTGGAACTTATTACCGAAGAACTGAGCCGCAAAGCGACTAGCCGACTCGCTCGTTCTGAAGGTTTTGACCTGGACACGGTACTGGCTGACACCCTGTCGGAGCATCTGGCAACATACACGGATGAATTAACCCAACTTACTCCTGGATTTGACTACGTGGTAATCGATTGCCCACCCAAACTAGATGTACTCAAATCAACCGTCTACAATTTTGCGGACATTGCCGTCGTCCCGATTAAAATGGATGCCCTTTCTTTCGATGGCGCACAACGCCATACCAGCCAACTGGCAACGATGCGCACACAAGACCCTGAACTCATCCGCACACGCCTGCACACGGTACTGCCTACGATGATGCCCCCCCGCAAACAAATTCACGTTACTGACGTGTACGAAGCGATGGTTCAATTTTATGGCGCCAGCACGGTGGCGCAGCCCATCATGGAACTTGTAGAGGTGAAAGAGGCTCCGGCCAATGGCCTCACTCTGTATGAATACGCCAAGGTTATTCGTAAACAGTCACGCGCGCTGGCCAGTTACGCTCGTGCAGTCCGGAGTATCTTATGA
- a CDS encoding stage V sporulation protein S, with translation MGIWIVAAHRILFHSLTFALFANSLPKRESDQSLLLVTHNRKGLSPERIGITTHDRAEISTIGVGAVNQAIKFFIIAKGYLAEGGQLLSWVESSIDGEEQMPFLSISN, from the coding sequence ATGGGAATCTGGATTGTAGCCGCGCACCGGATATTGTTCCACTCGTTGACTTTTGCTCTGTTCGCCAATTCATTGCCGAAACGCGAGTCTGATCAAAGTCTCTTGTTAGTCACGCACAATCGCAAGGGTCTATCACCGGAACGTATCGGAATCACGACTCACGACCGTGCCGAAATATCAACCATTGGCGTAGGCGCTGTAAATCAAGCGATTAAGTTCTTCATCATTGCCAAAGGGTATCTGGCTGAAGGGGGGCAACTGCTATCATGGGTCGAGTCGAGTATTGATGGCGAAGAGCAGATGCCGTTCCTGTCAATATCGAACTAG
- a CDS encoding PD40 domain-containing protein, translated as MFHRLRLVLLLVLVTAVFGITTQVVSTQEAPPRPSRTIEELPRLPGAEVGEGEAPSPASAAQAVILPWSKRTFQSYRDGNWEIYTSNDDGSGEARLTAHGAIDMHPRLNRGATQIAFASKRGGVYGIYTMNVDGSGVTRLTFTDRDNVYPAWSPDGTKIAFQSYRDGQAEVYIMNADGSGQTRLTADAGFDGYPAWSPDGTKIAFSSSRSGQAYIYVMNANGTGVTQLSTQMYSYNPIWSPDGSKIAYDADQGNDGWQELWVMDANGANQQMKYDPYGQIDAWAHSWSPDGRYIAYTLISFTYYQGAWYWVDAYLDALSVQQNNTVRLSSSGLDWNPDWQTTDAIKPTATAVPLPGTSPAPIAVRWSGSDTGGAGMQGYDVQVKTGVNGNWANWLTNTTLTSSAYTAVGGQTYAFRVRARDNAHNVSDWSPVNQAVTTVEALPPQTAVSPLPPFSRADEDLPVAWGGTDPGGSGIASFDLEYRLNGNSWANWLTETSLSAALLATNAQPGDVLDIRSRGRDRAQNLEPWSATADATTTFYRWGIGGQVHDNAGAPIGGAAIQTTPLALNNALSSSEGAFGSYIATVSDVYSVTVSKTGYGSLPVTGYPFGPDASVQVALPPINDVVRNGDFEAGSLNNDWTADGYTAPALNDNAHTGDWAVFIGQFAAEPGPQFPVTSYGTMTKFNTVVDREDNVHFVWFDTTSLWHRHRLTNGSWSPPVSLPGTDSYYSLAAAADEDGDVHVVLSASNDTMDIFYARWRKNNNTWSTPINISGDTQWSSSPQLAVDADGRVHVVWQSNPPGYYWSSVVYARQEANGVWSTPLYIQDDFGREGKPQIDVDVSGRVHMLWSSTNNDNAVSVRHAPFASNGSPGAFTTVIDEGRHIQWQHALAANGNIHVIWSQVDEPYATHLYHIFWNGQSWSHRSSSLFSDWISSMTMNADVDGTVRLAWQSDDSIYYRQKTANADWADVVVLGVGETVPSVVGDSDGMAHVIWSGGIYGDMPQGDAYYTRQTLDHEGWTTPVNLSPGAIGPRAGTLVADSTGYIHIAWVEGDWAEPRSIVYRGSPTSIVEANSWLETTITIPEDMTSPVLSYQYQVSGLVTGGPSHLTVAVTDNSGTTTLQTYNASAVGWRHNWVDLSSWVGETISLTFNLHQGANALLAWTYLDSVTVGTAYPDVWVSVNETNGLPGEQIEQTLTYGNRGGAVAAGTRLTYTLPAELSFVSASVPPVSTSPLVWELGELPAKSQPLTLSVVVQMSPTAVPFTTLTSTAVINPTGSELETLNNSAQGRTFIRRLLYLPMLQR; from the coding sequence ATGTTTCACCGACTTCGCCTTGTTTTGCTGCTGGTTCTGGTAACGGCCGTGTTCGGTATCACCACGCAAGTTGTATCTACTCAGGAAGCCCCGCCGCGCCCCTCGCGCACCATTGAAGAACTGCCGCGCCTACCCGGAGCAGAAGTGGGGGAGGGAGAAGCCCCAAGTCCGGCGAGCGCCGCGCAAGCCGTCATTCTCCCCTGGAGCAAACGCACCTTTCAATCTTACCGCGACGGCAACTGGGAAATCTACACCAGTAACGATGACGGCTCCGGCGAGGCTCGTCTGACGGCTCATGGCGCCATTGACATGCACCCGCGGTTGAATCGCGGCGCAACTCAAATTGCCTTTGCTTCCAAGCGCGGTGGCGTCTACGGCATATACACCATGAATGTGGATGGCTCCGGCGTCACGCGCCTGACCTTCACCGACAGAGACAACGTCTACCCGGCCTGGTCGCCCGATGGGACAAAAATCGCCTTTCAGTCCTACCGGGATGGCCAGGCGGAAGTTTACATCATGAACGCCGACGGTTCCGGCCAGACGCGCCTGACGGCCGATGCCGGCTTTGACGGCTACCCCGCCTGGTCGCCAGACGGGACCAAGATTGCCTTCAGTTCCAGCCGATCCGGCCAGGCTTACATCTACGTGATGAACGCCAACGGGACCGGCGTCACCCAGTTATCCACCCAGATGTACAGCTACAACCCAATCTGGTCGCCGGATGGCAGCAAAATCGCCTATGACGCCGATCAGGGAAATGATGGCTGGCAGGAGTTGTGGGTGATGGACGCCAACGGCGCCAACCAGCAAATGAAATATGATCCTTACGGGCAAATAGATGCCTGGGCGCATAGCTGGTCGCCTGATGGCCGTTACATCGCCTATACCCTCATCAGCTTCACCTACTACCAGGGCGCCTGGTACTGGGTGGACGCCTATCTGGACGCCTTGAGCGTCCAGCAGAACAACACGGTGCGGCTGAGCAGCAGTGGGCTGGATTGGAACCCTGACTGGCAAACCACGGATGCCATCAAGCCGACAGCGACAGCGGTCCCGCTGCCCGGTACTTCACCGGCGCCTATTGCCGTCCGCTGGTCGGGCAGCGACACCGGCGGCGCAGGAATGCAAGGCTACGACGTTCAGGTGAAAACCGGCGTTAATGGTAACTGGGCTAACTGGCTTACCAACACCACACTCACCTCGTCCGCTTATACGGCCGTGGGCGGGCAAACCTACGCTTTCCGCGTGCGCGCTCGTGATAACGCCCATAACGTCTCCGATTGGTCACCGGTTAACCAGGCCGTGACGACCGTCGAAGCCCTGCCGCCGCAAACGGCCGTTTCCCCACTCCCCCCGTTTAGCCGGGCGGATGAAGATCTTCCCGTCGCCTGGGGAGGCACGGACCCGGGAGGCTCCGGTATAGCCTCCTTCGACCTCGAGTACCGGCTGAATGGTAACTCGTGGGCGAACTGGTTGACTGAAACAAGTCTCTCAGCCGCTCTTTTGGCCACGAACGCACAACCTGGCGACGTGCTTGATATACGCAGTCGCGGCCGGGACAGGGCGCAAAATCTTGAACCGTGGTCGGCCACCGCCGACGCCACAACAACATTCTACCGATGGGGCATAGGCGGTCAGGTCCATGATAATGCGGGGGCGCCGATCGGTGGCGCAGCCATTCAAACCACGCCCCTGGCGCTGAATAATGCCCTGAGCAGCAGCGAAGGCGCTTTTGGCAGCTATATTGCCACTGTTAGCGATGTGTACAGCGTCACCGTAAGTAAGACGGGTTATGGCTCACTGCCGGTTACGGGCTACCCATTCGGACCAGACGCCAGTGTGCAGGTGGCCTTACCTCCCATCAACGATGTGGTTCGCAACGGCGACTTTGAAGCCGGTTCCCTGAACAACGACTGGACAGCCGATGGATATACCGCACCAGCCTTGAACGACAATGCCCACACTGGCGACTGGGCAGTCTTCATAGGTCAGTTTGCCGCCGAGCCGGGACCGCAATTTCCCGTCACATCGTACGGCACTATGACCAAGTTCAACACCGTTGTGGACAGAGAGGACAATGTTCATTTTGTCTGGTTTGACACAACTTCCTTATGGCATCGTCACCGCCTCACCAATGGCTCATGGTCGCCGCCGGTATCTCTGCCAGGGACAGACTCCTATTATTCCCTGGCTGCGGCAGCCGATGAAGATGGAGATGTCCACGTCGTTTTGAGCGCGTCTAACGACACCATGGACATCTTCTATGCTCGCTGGCGTAAAAACAACAATACCTGGTCCACGCCTATAAATATCTCTGGCGATACCCAATGGTCAAGTTCTCCTCAGTTGGCTGTAGATGCAGATGGGCGTGTTCACGTCGTCTGGCAAAGCAATCCGCCCGGCTATTACTGGTCAAGTGTGGTCTATGCGCGGCAAGAGGCAAATGGCGTCTGGAGTACCCCTCTTTACATACAGGATGACTTTGGCCGAGAAGGAAAACCACAAATTGACGTGGATGTGTCTGGAAGGGTCCATATGCTTTGGTCCAGTACTAATAATGATAACGCCGTCAGTGTCAGACATGCCCCGTTCGCCTCCAATGGGTCGCCAGGTGCGTTTACCACAGTGATTGATGAAGGCAGACACATTCAGTGGCAGCATGCTTTGGCAGCCAATGGCAACATCCATGTCATCTGGAGCCAGGTTGATGAACCTTACGCAACACACTTGTATCACATCTTCTGGAACGGACAGTCCTGGTCGCATCGCTCATCATCCCTATTTTCAGATTGGATATCGTCCATGACAATGAACGCTGACGTTGATGGAACCGTGCGACTTGCCTGGCAAAGTGACGATTCTATTTACTATAGACAGAAAACTGCCAACGCAGATTGGGCAGATGTGGTGGTTCTCGGCGTAGGCGAGACCGTTCCTTCTGTAGTCGGTGACTCCGATGGAATGGCTCATGTTATCTGGAGTGGTGGTATCTATGGCGATATGCCACAAGGGGACGCTTATTATACTCGCCAGACATTGGACCACGAGGGGTGGACAACGCCGGTGAATCTTTCGCCAGGGGCAATCGGACCGCGGGCCGGAACACTTGTCGCTGATTCCACCGGCTATATTCACATTGCCTGGGTTGAGGGAGACTGGGCAGAGCCAAGGTCCATTGTTTATCGCGGATCACCCACCAGCATCGTTGAAGCAAACTCGTGGTTGGAAACCACCATAACCATTCCGGAGGATATGACCTCGCCTGTCTTGTCTTACCAATACCAGGTCAGTGGGCTGGTAACTGGCGGGCCATCGCACCTGACTGTAGCGGTAACGGATAACAGCGGAACGACGACGCTGCAAACGTACAATGCCAGCGCCGTCGGTTGGCGTCACAACTGGGTCGATCTTTCGTCTTGGGTAGGCGAGACAATCAGCCTAACATTCAATTTGCATCAGGGAGCCAACGCTCTCTTAGCCTGGACTTACCTGGACTCAGTCACGGTCGGCACAGCTTACCCGGATGTCTGGGTAAGCGTCAATGAGACCAATGGTCTGCCCGGTGAGCAGATTGAACAAACGCTGACCTATGGCAACCGGGGTGGGGCGGTGGCTGCCGGAACGCGGCTGACCTATACCCTGCCGGCCGAACTTTCGTTTGTTAGCGCCAGCGTACCGCCGGTCTCCACGTCGCCGTTGGTGTGGGAGTTGGGGGAATTACCCGCCAAGAGCCAGCCACTGACGCTGTCGGTGGTGGTGCAAATGTCGCCAACGGCCGTTCCCTTCACCACACTTACCAGCACTGCCGTTATTAATCCGACTGGCAGCGAACTCGAAACGCTGAACAACAGCGCTCAGGGACGGACCTTCATCCGTCGCCTGCTTTATCTGCCAATGCTTCAGCGATAA